Proteins co-encoded in one Astatotilapia calliptera chromosome 18, fAstCal1.2, whole genome shotgun sequence genomic window:
- the LOC113011082 gene encoding ETS-related transcription factor Elf-1-like isoform X2, translating to MEPCESGEEETMETLVSPDSLLNMECADTLSLEHYSQTFLPMLGDVITTPVVGEELVGTVNQSEWSSLHRNKPASQLRSKKKSRKPRHRRAESPTPEITVKKDKYNKGGNTLYLWQFLMELLQDRQVCPRYIKWTNPQAGIFKLVNSKAVARLWGKHKNKPDMNYETMGRALRYYYQRGILNKVEGQRLVYQFTSLPKDMIYITDGDGIKEEDDEDHDDNSVNDEGLSDDSDSTVSSSDHSAEEQEDSQPPPKKSSPVSGRTPASQRTRPAPRPSAQRDTVLRPTSSSLIQEQHLPIVSAEMLRTLQNLQKVQSLKPAGHASVFKTAQLMGSLCERQAAASAEVAIGRKGAPEMPEKKSHPGPKTPQLMPLISSDQYK from the exons TGGAGCCATGTGAAAGTGGGGAGGAAGAGACCATGGAGACGCTTGTCTCTCCTGACTCGTTACTCAACATGGAGTGTGCTGACACCCTCTCCCTGGAACACTACT CGCAGACCTTCTTACCAATGCTTGGCGATGTCATCACTACTCCTGTTGTGGGGGAGGAGCTTGTGGGAACTGTCAATCAGTCAGAGTGGTCGTCGTTGCACAGAAACAAGCCTGCGTCGCAGCTGCGGtccaaaaagaaaa gcaggaaaccTCGACATCGAAGAGCAGAGTCTCCCACGCCAGAAATTACAGTAAAGAAGGACAAATATAACAAAG GCGGAAACACCCTTTACCTGTGGCAGTTCCTGATGGAGTTGCTGCAAGATAGACAAGTCTGCCCTCGTTACATCAAATGGACTAATCCTCAAGCGGGGATCTTCAAGCTGGTCAACTCAAAAGCAGTGGCCAGGCTGTGgggcaaacacaaaaacaaaccagatatGAATTATGAGACAATGGGCAGAGCACTCAG GTACTACTACCAGAGAGGCATACTGAATAAGGTTGAAGGCCAGCGCCTCGTTTACCAGTTCACCTCTCTCCCCAAAGACATGATTTACATCACCGATGGAGATGGCATCAAAGAGGAAGACGACGAGGACCACGATGACAACAGCGTCAACGACGAAGGCTTGAGCGACGACTCTGACAGTACCGTATCGTCTAGTGACCATTCAGCGGAGGAGCAGGAAGATTCTCAGCCACCGCCAAAGAAATCGTCCCCCGTCTCCGGCCGCACTCCCGCTTCACAGCGCACCAGGCCCGCTCCCAGGCCCTCAGCTCAGCGCGACACCGTCCTGCGTCCCACCAGCTCCAGTTTGATCCAGGAACAGCATCTGCCTATCGTGTCGGCTGAGATGCTACGCACGCTCCAGAACCTGCAAAAGGTCCAGTCTCTCAAACCCGCCGGTCATGCGTCAGTCTTCAAAACGGCTCAGCTGATGGGGAGTCTGTGCGAGCGGCAGGCCGCTGCCTCTGCCGAGGTAGCCATAGGGAGAAAAGGTGCGCCGGAGATGCCCGAGAAAAAGTCGCACCCAGGACCAAAAACTCCACAGCTTATGCCTCTGATTAGCTCTGACCAATACAAATAA
- the sugt1 gene encoding protein SGT1 homolog isoform X1, translating to MATERSFPDSFIDEDPQKALQELNEALQGDSDNAEWFCQRAYAHILLKNYSCAADDAKKAQQLKPSLSLAFMRTGIAEYHLNNYESAHAAFTQGHQLDDSDKTFEVWIKRCEEMMENKTQNNNVNTQTPAAPPVKHDWYQTESQVIVTVMVKNVPKDGVHVSFMEKEMSATIQLPSGDNYNLNLHLLHPVVPQQSSFKILTTKVEIKMKKTEAVRWEKLEGEGHESSVKHFNPNQYPTSSHYTCKWDKLVVEINEEEKNEQVEGDAALNKLFQQIYSDGSDEVKRAMNKSFMESAGTVLTTNWGDVANKKVEVKPPDDAEYKKF from the exons ATGGCAACCGAACG cAGCTTCCCCGATAGCTTCATTGACGAAGATCCACAGAAAGCTCTGCAG GAGCTTAACGAGGCCTTACAAGGAGACTCAGACAACGCTGAGTGGTTTTGTCAGCGTGCCTATGCCCACATACTGCTCAAGAACTACAGCT GTGCTGCTGATGACGCCAAGAAAGCACAACAGCTAAAACCCAGCCTCTCCCTTGCTTTCATGCGCACAGG AATAGCCGAATATCACCTGAACAACTATGAGTCAGCGCATGCAGCCTTCACTCAGGGACACCAACTGGACG ATTCTGACAAAACCTTTGAGGTCTGGATCAAGCGGTGTGAGGAGATGATGGAAA ataaaacacaaaacaacaacgtCAACACG CAGACACCAGCGGCTCCACCTGTGAA GCACGACTGGTACCAAACAGAATCGCAAGTCATTGTCACAGTGATGGTGAAAAATGTACCCAAGGATGGCGTGCATGTCAGCTTCATGGAAAAGGAG ATGTCTGCCACAATACAGCTGCCATCAGGGGATAACTACAACCTCAACCTCCACCTTCTACACCCTGTTGTCCCCCAACAGAGCAGCTTCAAGATCCTCACCACTAAG GTGGAGATCAAGATGAAGAAGACGGAAGCCGTCAGATGGGAGAAGCTGGAGGGAGAAGGACACGAGTCCAGCGTCAAACACTTCAATCCAA ACCAGTACCCCACATCGTCCCACTACACCTGCAAGTGGGACAAGTTGGTGGTGGAGATAAACGAGGAGGAGAAAAATGAGCAGGTGGAGGGAGACGCGGCACTCAACAAGCTCTTCCAGCAGATCTACTCGGACGGTTCAGACGAGGTCAAACGAGCCATGAACAAATCCTTT ATGGAGTCAGCTGGTACGGTCCTGACCACCAACTGGGGAGATGTAGCCAACAAGAAAGTGGAAGTGAAACCGCCCGATGATGCAGAGTATAAGAAGTTCTGA
- the sugt1 gene encoding protein SGT1 homolog isoform X3, with protein sequence MATERFPDSFIDEDPQKALQELNEALQGDSDNAEWFCQRAYAHILLKNYSCAADDAKKAQQLKPSLSLAFMRTGIAEYHLNNYESAHAAFTQGHQLDDSDKTFEVWIKRCEEMMENKTQNNNVNTQTPAAPPVKHDWYQTESQVIVTVMVKNVPKDGVHVSFMEKEMSATIQLPSGDNYNLNLHLLHPVVPQQSSFKILTTKVEIKMKKTEAVRWEKLEGEGHESSVKHFNPNQYPTSSHYTCKWDKLVVEINEEEKNEQVEGDAALNKLFQQIYSDGSDEVKRAMNKSFMESAGTVLTTNWGDVANKKVEVKPPDDAEYKKF encoded by the exons ATGGCAACCGAACG CTTCCCCGATAGCTTCATTGACGAAGATCCACAGAAAGCTCTGCAG GAGCTTAACGAGGCCTTACAAGGAGACTCAGACAACGCTGAGTGGTTTTGTCAGCGTGCCTATGCCCACATACTGCTCAAGAACTACAGCT GTGCTGCTGATGACGCCAAGAAAGCACAACAGCTAAAACCCAGCCTCTCCCTTGCTTTCATGCGCACAGG AATAGCCGAATATCACCTGAACAACTATGAGTCAGCGCATGCAGCCTTCACTCAGGGACACCAACTGGACG ATTCTGACAAAACCTTTGAGGTCTGGATCAAGCGGTGTGAGGAGATGATGGAAA ataaaacacaaaacaacaacgtCAACACG CAGACACCAGCGGCTCCACCTGTGAA GCACGACTGGTACCAAACAGAATCGCAAGTCATTGTCACAGTGATGGTGAAAAATGTACCCAAGGATGGCGTGCATGTCAGCTTCATGGAAAAGGAG ATGTCTGCCACAATACAGCTGCCATCAGGGGATAACTACAACCTCAACCTCCACCTTCTACACCCTGTTGTCCCCCAACAGAGCAGCTTCAAGATCCTCACCACTAAG GTGGAGATCAAGATGAAGAAGACGGAAGCCGTCAGATGGGAGAAGCTGGAGGGAGAAGGACACGAGTCCAGCGTCAAACACTTCAATCCAA ACCAGTACCCCACATCGTCCCACTACACCTGCAAGTGGGACAAGTTGGTGGTGGAGATAAACGAGGAGGAGAAAAATGAGCAGGTGGAGGGAGACGCGGCACTCAACAAGCTCTTCCAGCAGATCTACTCGGACGGTTCAGACGAGGTCAAACGAGCCATGAACAAATCCTTT ATGGAGTCAGCTGGTACGGTCCTGACCACCAACTGGGGAGATGTAGCCAACAAGAAAGTGGAAGTGAAACCGCCCGATGATGCAGAGTATAAGAAGTTCTGA
- the sugt1 gene encoding protein SGT1 homolog isoform X2, with protein sequence MATERSFPDSFIDEDPQKALQELNEALQGDSDNAEWFCQRAYAHILLKNYSCAADDAKKAQQLKPSLSLAFMRTGIAEYHLNNYESAHAAFTQGHQLDDSDKTFEVWIKRCEEMMENKTQNNNVNTTPAAPPVKHDWYQTESQVIVTVMVKNVPKDGVHVSFMEKEMSATIQLPSGDNYNLNLHLLHPVVPQQSSFKILTTKVEIKMKKTEAVRWEKLEGEGHESSVKHFNPNQYPTSSHYTCKWDKLVVEINEEEKNEQVEGDAALNKLFQQIYSDGSDEVKRAMNKSFMESAGTVLTTNWGDVANKKVEVKPPDDAEYKKF encoded by the exons ATGGCAACCGAACG cAGCTTCCCCGATAGCTTCATTGACGAAGATCCACAGAAAGCTCTGCAG GAGCTTAACGAGGCCTTACAAGGAGACTCAGACAACGCTGAGTGGTTTTGTCAGCGTGCCTATGCCCACATACTGCTCAAGAACTACAGCT GTGCTGCTGATGACGCCAAGAAAGCACAACAGCTAAAACCCAGCCTCTCCCTTGCTTTCATGCGCACAGG AATAGCCGAATATCACCTGAACAACTATGAGTCAGCGCATGCAGCCTTCACTCAGGGACACCAACTGGACG ATTCTGACAAAACCTTTGAGGTCTGGATCAAGCGGTGTGAGGAGATGATGGAAA ataaaacacaaaacaacaacgtCAACACG ACACCAGCGGCTCCACCTGTGAA GCACGACTGGTACCAAACAGAATCGCAAGTCATTGTCACAGTGATGGTGAAAAATGTACCCAAGGATGGCGTGCATGTCAGCTTCATGGAAAAGGAG ATGTCTGCCACAATACAGCTGCCATCAGGGGATAACTACAACCTCAACCTCCACCTTCTACACCCTGTTGTCCCCCAACAGAGCAGCTTCAAGATCCTCACCACTAAG GTGGAGATCAAGATGAAGAAGACGGAAGCCGTCAGATGGGAGAAGCTGGAGGGAGAAGGACACGAGTCCAGCGTCAAACACTTCAATCCAA ACCAGTACCCCACATCGTCCCACTACACCTGCAAGTGGGACAAGTTGGTGGTGGAGATAAACGAGGAGGAGAAAAATGAGCAGGTGGAGGGAGACGCGGCACTCAACAAGCTCTTCCAGCAGATCTACTCGGACGGTTCAGACGAGGTCAAACGAGCCATGAACAAATCCTTT ATGGAGTCAGCTGGTACGGTCCTGACCACCAACTGGGGAGATGTAGCCAACAAGAAAGTGGAAGTGAAACCGCCCGATGATGCAGAGTATAAGAAGTTCTGA
- the LOC113010141 gene encoding leukocyte cell-derived chemotaxin 1: protein MAENSEKVPIALAGPEDLHQFMPPAYSALAVKPAATGRLLKAGVAVLITGALLLLLGAVGAFYFWNNNENHVYNVHYSMSINGKVEEGSMEIDTANNMERFSTGSGADEAVEVHDFEIGITGIRFSAGEKCYIKTQVKAHLPDVEALNKESMTFELEDEVIPAKFDDDLIWVAAETPLSDSGFLSNKIKDLCGDLPIFWLRPTFSSSGQRKRRAAPRQRRQAAGAAGQEVEEDVEAEFNPENPYQRGLEGEQDMNIDPRLDHEGVCCRECRRGYTHCQRICEPLQGFHPWPYHYRGCRVACRVIMPCNWWVARILGLV, encoded by the exons ATGGCTGAGAACTCAGAGAAAGTACCGATTGCCTTGGCGGGACCAGAGGACCTGCATCAGTTCATGCCCCCG GCGTACTCCGCCTTGGCGGTCAAACCCGCTGCCACCGGCCGCCTACTGAAGGCCGGGGTCGCGGTGCTCATAACCGGAGCCCTCCTGCTTCTGCTGGGAGCCGTCGGAGCCTTCTACTTCTGGAACAACAATGAAAACCAT gtctaCAATGTCCACTACAGCATGAGCATCAATGGCAAAGTGGAAGAAGGTTCAATGGAGATCGACACTGCCAATAACATGGAGAGATTCAGCACCGGCAGCGGAGCAGACGAGGCCGTGGAGGTCCATGACTTCGAGATT GGAATCACAGGGATCCGGTTTTCAGCAGGAGAGAAGTGTTACATCAAGACACAGGTGAAAGCTCATCTACCAGACGTGGAGGCTCTGAACAAGGAATCGATGACGTTTGAGCTG GAGGATGAAGTGATCCCGGCCAAGTTCGACGATGATTTGATCTGGGTAGCAGCTGAAACACCCCTCTCGGACTCTGGTTTCCTCAGCAACAAGATCAAGGACTTGTGCGGCGACCTGCCAATCTTCTGGCTCCGTCCCACCTTCTCGAGTA GCGgccagaggaagaggagggctgCCCCCCGTCAGCGCCGCCAGGCAGCCGGAGCCGCAGgtcaggaggtggaggaggacgtGGAAGCGGAGTTCAACCCTGAGAACCCCTATCAG AGAGGCCTCGAGGGCGAGCAGGACATGAACATCGACCCCAGGCTGGACCACGAGGGCGTGTGCTGCAGAGAGTGCCGCCGCGGCTACACCCACTGTCAGAGGATCTGCGAGCCTCTCCAAGGCTTCCACCCATGGCCCTACCACTACAGGGGCTGCAGGGTGGCCTGCCGAGTTATCATGCCCTGCAACTGGTGGGTGGCACGCATCCTGGGTCTGGTGTGA
- the LOC113010139 gene encoding protocadherin-8, translated as MGETGWNGLLVLVCASLISLAAVTHGKTVKYQTFEEDAPGTVIGNLAKDTSSSASSSRNSFRMMKQFNSSFIRLRESDGQLTIGERIDRERICKHTLHCLIAFDVVSFSKEQFKLIHVEVEVKDINDNSPEFPRKESSLEISENTAVGTRIPLDFAVDEDVGTNYIQSYQISVNSHFSIDVLSRADGVKYAELVLMKELDRETQASYALELVAMDGGNPSRSGTTRINIKVKDYNDNSPVFDRSSFSVDLPEDAPVGTLLLDLNAEDPDEGLNGEVVYGFGHQVPPEIRQLFRVDRKSGRLTLESPVDFESKTTYEFDVQATDLGPNPSPAICKIVVQVQDVNDNAPEISITPMTSITAGIAYITEAAARESFVALVSTSDRDSGANGQVHCTLYGHDHFRLQQAYEDSFMIVSTSPLDREKIPEYNLTVVAEDLGSPPFRTITQYTIRLTDENDNAPVFSKPVYEVSVVENNAPGAYITTVVARDVDMGSNGKVTYKLADTYFMGSPISTFVSLDPASGSLYALRSFNYEVMKQLELRITASDAGSPPLSGSASVYVRIVDQNDNAPYITQPALNNGSAEVLLPRDSPSGYVITRVEARDADEGVNAELSYGLATGEPSVFSVNKATGEIYLNQVLSQNVDETLSVTVTVSDNGRPALTSTATLHFLIIAGSPPSDRTVYQPGGGEEVHAQWDLSVVIIVVLAGSCTLLLLAIILIATTCNRRKRDKSGDDSDSYGEKGALERGRSHVVDNPLLPLHGAGGEAGFDGQSYSGQPGAFTSAHPGGSDMCSASEDGSEVPCVYDSDNNSKLRGNKHEGYSTLPGYGNGKEAVRPITIWKGNSYTTISARDPAFSGKDSGKGDSDFNDSDSDVSGDTGLKKEGAAVPPMGGQNALWACTNECKVLGHSDRCWSPSAVRANAAPSPAPTLSSFSSLSKTASLPRDPHRRDNYYQAHIPKTVGLQSVYEKVLHREYDYVLVTPPRPVRVQEISDISIPVYTPTPTHCPNNDD; from the exons ATGGGAGAAACAGGGTGGAACGGGCTGTTGGTGCTAGTGTGCGCCTCTCTGATAAGCCTGGCTGCTGTCACGCACGGAAAGACGGTGAAATATCAGACATTTGAGGAAGACGCACCGGGGACGGTGATTGGAAACTTAGCCAAGGACacttcctcctctgcctcttcTTCCAGGAACAGTTTCAGGATGATGAAACAGTTCAACTCGTCTTTCATCCGTCTGAGAGAGAGCGACGGGCAGCTGACCATCGGAGAGAGGATAGACAGAGAACGGATCTGCAAACACACCCTGCACTGCCTCATCGCTTTCGACGTGGTCAGCTTCTCCAAAGAGCAGTTCAAGCTCATTCACGTTGAGGTGGAGGTCAAGGACATCAACGACAACTCTCCCGAGTTTCCCCGGAAAGAGTCGAGTCTGGAGATCTCCGAGAACACAGCGGTGGGCACCCGGATCCCCCTGGACTTTGCCGTGGATGAGGATGTTGGGACAAATTACATCCAAAGCTACCAGATCTCTGTTAACAGCCACTTTTCGATCGACGTGCTCAGCAGGGCCGACGGGGTTAAATATGCGGAGCTGGTGCTCATGAAGGAGCTGGACCGGGAGACGCAAGCTTCTTACGCGCTGGAGCTGGTCGCCATGGACGGCGGCAACCCGTCCCGCAGCGGAACGACGCGCATAAACATCAAGGTGAAAGACTACAACGACAACAGCCCGGTGTTCGACAGGAGCAGCTTCTCCGTGGACCTGCCCGAGGACGCGCCTGTGGGCACCCTCTTGCTGGACTTGAACGCCGAGGACCCGGACGAAGGGCTGAATGGTGAGGTGGTGTACGGGTTCGGTCACCAGGTGCCCCCGGAAATACGACAACTCTTCAGAGTGGACAGAAAAAGCGGGCGGCTCACTCTGGAGAGCCCGGTTGACTTTGAAAGTAAGACCACGTACGAGTTTGACGTCCAGGCCACTGACCTGGGTCCGAACCCGAGCCCGGCCATCTGTAAAATTGTCGTGCAGGTGCAGGACGTTAACGACAACGCGCCGGAGATCTCAATCACCCCGATGACGTCCATCACGGCGGGAATAGCGTACATAACTGAGGCGGCAGCCAGAGAGAGTTTCGTGGCTCTGGTCAGCACCTCGGACAGAGACTCGGGCGCTAACGGGCAGGTGCACTGCACGCTGTACGGACACGATCACTTCCGACTGCAGCAGGCGTACGAGGACAGCTTCATGATTGTGAGCACCAGCCCACTGGACCGTGAGAAAATCCCCGAGTATAACCTCACAGTGGTGGCGGAGGATTTGGGCTCCCCTCCCTTCAGGACCATCACTCAGTACACCATCAGACTGACGGATGAGAACGACAACGCGCCGGTGTTCAGCAAGCCTGTGTACGAAGTGTCGGTCGTGGAGAACAACGCGCCCGGCGCGTACATCACCACAGTAGTGGCGCGGGACGTCGACATGGGGTCAAACGGGAAGGTCACTTATAAACTGGCGGACACTTATTTCATGGGCTCCCCCATTTCCACCTTTGTGTCTCTAGACCCTGCCAGCGGTTCGCTTTACGCGCTCCGGAGCTTCAACTATGAAGTTATGAAGCAGCTGGAGCTCCGAATCACGGCCAGCGACGCCGGCTCCCCGCCGCTGTCCGGCAGCGCGAGCGTGTACGTTAGGATAGTGGACCAGAACGATAACGCGCCGTATATCACTCAGCCGGCGCTCAACAACGGCTCCGCTGAAGTCCTCCTGCCCCGGGACTCACCGAGCGGCTACGTCATTACCCGCGTGGAGGCTCGGGACGCAGACGAGGGCGTGAACGCGGAGCTGTCCTACGGACTGGCCACCGGCGAGCCCTCTGTGTTCTCCGTTAACAAAGCCACAGGGGAGATCTACCTGAACCAGGTGCTGAGCCAAAACGTGGACGAAACCCTGAGCGTGACCGTCACGGTGAGTGACAACGGGAGGCCCGCACTCACCTCCACAGCCACGCTCCACTTCCTCATCATCGCGGGCTCCCCGCCGAGCGACAGAACCGTGTACCAGCCAGGCGGCGGGGAGGAGGTGCACGCGCAgtgggacctgtcggtggtgaTTATCGTTGTCCTCGCGGGGAGCTGCACTCTCCTGCTGCTCGCCATCATCCTCATCGCCACCACCTGCAACCGGCGTAAGCGGGACAAGAGCGGAGATGACAGCGACTCGTACGGGGAGAAGGGCGCTCTGGAGCGGGGTAGGAGCCACGTGGTGGACAACCCGCTCCTGCCTCTCCACGGAGCCGGGGGAGAGGCGGGTTTTGACGGACAGTCGTACAGTGGCCAGCCAGGGGCGTTCACCTCGGCTCACCCTGGGGGCAGCGACATGTGCTCGGCCTCGGAGGACGGCAGTGAAGTGCCCTGCGTGTATGACTCAGACAACAACAGCAAGCTCCGGGGGAATAAACACGAG GGCTACTCTACTCTACCCGGGTATGGGAATGGCAAAGAGGCGGTGAGGCCCATCACCATCTGGAAGGGCAACTCTTACACCACCATCTCTGCCAGGGACCCAGCCTTCAGTGGCAAAGACAGTGGCAAAGGGGACAGTGACTTCAATGACAGTGACAGTGATGTGAGTGGAGACACTGGCCTGAAGAAAGAAGGGGCAGCAGTTCCTCCCATGGGTGGCCAAAATG CTCTGTGGGCTTGCACCAATGAGTGTAAAGTCCTGGGTCACTCAGATCGCTGCTGGAGCCCCTCAGCAGTGAGAGCCAACGCAGCTCCATCTCCGGCCCCGACCCTCTCTTCCTTTAGCAGTCTCTCCAAAACGGCCTCTCTGCCCCGGGATCCTCACCGCAGGGACAACTACTACCAGGCCCACATCCCCAAAACTGTGGGTCTGCAGAGCGTGTACGAGAAGGTGCTGCATAGGGAGTACGACTATGTTCTGGTCACTCCACCCAGACCTGTGAGGGTGCAAGAGATCAGCGATATAAGCATCCCCGTTTACACCCCGACCCCAACACACTGTCCCAACAATGATGACTAA